The Alphaproteobacteria bacterium genome includes a window with the following:
- a CDS encoding cysteine hydrolase encodes MADALLLVDLQNDFIHPNGAYARGGAKSADIAALPARLVPLVQAMRKRGAWIVSTHFTLVPGRNGEPFIGAHLKKLRPFLGKGDFAPGAWGHALLDELAPSDIQVDKVAYSAFYQSRLEFALAKAGIKSMLVAGIVTNGGVASTVRDAHVRDMSVTVLEDGCAAFDPAVHRASIESLRSVVGVTTIAAAMESLG; translated from the coding sequence ATGGCGGACGCGCTGCTGCTGGTCGATCTGCAGAACGACTTCATCCATCCCAACGGCGCCTATGCACGTGGCGGGGCGAAGTCGGCGGATATCGCGGCGTTGCCCGCACGGCTGGTTCCGCTGGTTCAGGCGATGCGCAAGCGCGGTGCGTGGATCGTCTCGACGCATTTTACGCTTGTACCCGGCCGCAACGGCGAACCTTTCATCGGCGCGCATTTGAAGAAGCTGCGCCCGTTCCTGGGCAAAGGCGATTTCGCGCCCGGCGCCTGGGGCCATGCGTTGCTCGACGAATTGGCGCCCAGCGATATCCAGGTGGATAAAGTCGCCTACTCCGCCTTCTATCAAAGCCGGCTGGAATTCGCGCTCGCCAAGGCGGGCATCAAGTCGATGCTGGTCGCGGGCATCGTGACCAATGGCGGTGTGGCCTCGACCGTGCGCGACGCGCATGTGCGCGACATGTCGGTGACCGTGCTGGAGGATGGCTGCGCCGCCTTCGATCCGGCCGTGCATCGCGCGTCGATCGAATCGTTACGCAGCGTGGTGGGCGTCACCACCATCGCGGCGGCAATGGAAAGCCTCGGCTAA